The following are encoded in a window of Nitrospira sp. genomic DNA:
- a CDS encoding Rrf2 family transcriptional regulator — translation MLKISKKADYALMALQHIASVQFGDVTPGRVVNTKEIAEEYHIPLELLAKVLQTLAKNGLIESHNGPKGGYVLARSTRQITIAQILEGIEGPLGITDCSHEKEGELCLQREHCNIRTPLLKVQDSIYQLLNNMTLQDMMGGTPLITIQSPTAQGVAQ, via the coding sequence ATGTTGAAGATTTCAAAAAAAGCTGACTACGCCCTCATGGCCCTCCAGCACATCGCCTCGGTGCAATTCGGTGACGTGACTCCGGGCCGGGTTGTGAATACGAAAGAAATCGCAGAAGAGTACCACATCCCGCTCGAACTCTTAGCCAAGGTGCTTCAGACCTTGGCGAAGAACGGGTTGATCGAAAGTCATAACGGTCCCAAGGGCGGTTACGTCCTGGCCCGCAGCACCAGACAGATTACGATCGCGCAGATTCTCGAAGGTATCGAAGGGCCGCTGGGCATTACGGATTGCTCGCATGAAAAAGAAGGCGAACTCTGCCTCCAGCGCGAGCACTGCAACATCCGCACACCGCTGCTCAAGGTGCAAGACAGCATTTATCAGCTTCTCAACAATATGACGTTGCAAGACATGATGGGCGGAACACCTCTCATCACGATTCAGTCTCCCACGGCACAAGGAGTCGCACAATGA
- a CDS encoding 2Fe-2S iron-sulfur cluster-binding protein: MGGTNPYIEKTEYELPRSSYTITFIEPDGTVTKVAVDPAKIPYGPTGLPGSILDIAMANGVDLEHVCGGVCACSTCHVIVKQGLESCSEGTDDEFDQLDEAPITTLQSRLGCQCVPNGTKDIVVEIPAVNKNLVREGH; encoded by the coding sequence ATGGGAGGCACCAACCCTTATATCGAAAAGACGGAATATGAGCTTCCCCGATCCTCCTATACCATTACGTTTATCGAGCCGGACGGCACCGTGACCAAGGTCGCCGTTGATCCGGCAAAGATTCCCTATGGCCCAACCGGATTGCCGGGAAGCATTCTTGACATAGCGATGGCCAACGGGGTGGATCTGGAGCATGTGTGTGGGGGGGTCTGTGCCTGCTCGACCTGCCATGTGATCGTCAAGCAAGGGCTTGAGAGCTGCAGCGAAGGGACTGACGATGAATTCGATCAGCTAGACGAGGCTCCGATTACGACATTGCAGTCTCGACTCGGTTGCCAATGTGTGCCGAACGGCACAAAGGACATAGTGGTGGAGATTCCCGCCGTGAACAAGAATCTCGTCAGGGAAGGGCATTAG
- a CDS encoding FAD-dependent oxidoreductase, whose protein sequence is MAELTQPAVVLSTLDLTPHVRQLVLRPLQQKIVFQPGQWVSVKLPVGAKPPLNRAYSMADPSSPYGELTLVFDRIPEGIGSNYLYQLKSGDEIPLSGPYGNFVLPMPLDRELLFIARYTGLVPIRCLLKQLVAAHAITSVLLIAVAPSEDELLFHQELLTMAVHSPSFRYLPLVAPGGEAEAVAQTATMLRPLVEGQPKVIPMISGTKGFVRPLRAALMEYGYDRKDVKTETFD, encoded by the coding sequence ATGGCAGAACTTACCCAACCAGCCGTCGTGCTCTCCACGCTCGATCTCACACCCCACGTGCGGCAACTGGTCCTTCGCCCGCTCCAGCAGAAGATTGTGTTTCAGCCGGGACAATGGGTCTCGGTCAAGTTGCCGGTTGGAGCCAAGCCCCCGCTCAATCGCGCCTACTCAATGGCCGATCCTTCTTCTCCCTACGGTGAGTTGACGCTGGTGTTTGACCGCATCCCTGAGGGGATTGGCTCGAATTACCTCTATCAGCTGAAATCCGGCGACGAGATTCCGCTCTCAGGCCCTTACGGGAACTTTGTGCTGCCGATGCCCCTGGATCGAGAACTGCTCTTCATCGCCCGCTATACCGGTCTCGTCCCGATTCGCTGCCTCTTGAAACAACTGGTCGCCGCCCACGCGATCACCTCAGTGCTCCTCATCGCAGTGGCTCCGTCGGAGGACGAGCTGTTGTTCCATCAAGAATTGCTCACCATGGCCGTTCATTCCCCTTCCTTCCGCTACTTGCCCCTAGTCGCACCGGGCGGAGAAGCAGAGGCGGTCGCGCAAACAGCGACGATGTTGCGTCCCCTCGTGGAAGGACAGCCGAAAGTCATCCCGATGATCAGCGGCACCAAGGGATTTGTCCGGCCCTTACGCGCAGCGTTGATGGAATACGGATACGACCGGAAGGACGTGAAGACAGAAACCTTCGATTAG
- the sigZ gene encoding RNA polymerase sigma factor SigZ yields the protein MTQDRQDVWMEVRGRLRAFIAKRVADDAAVDDLLQEVFLKIHDKIDQVQDPRRLVSWIFTVTRHVVIDYYRTSHRHRELPAGLATDVAALLTAGEPEDEPGEPRIQLASCLRPMVDQLAPEYRDALRLVELDGLTQQVAATKLGLSLSGMKSRVQRGRRQLKAMLHTCCLIQLDARHGVADVALRDPTTNPCASPARIMPPRRLE from the coding sequence ATGACACAGGATAGACAAGACGTCTGGATGGAGGTGCGCGGGCGACTGCGCGCCTTCATCGCCAAACGAGTCGCAGACGATGCGGCGGTGGACGATCTACTCCAGGAAGTCTTTCTGAAGATCCATGACAAGATCGACCAGGTGCAGGATCCCCGCCGCCTGGTCTCCTGGATCTTCACCGTCACGCGCCATGTGGTTATCGATTATTACCGGACTTCACACCGGCATCGTGAACTCCCGGCAGGGCTGGCGACGGACGTTGCAGCTCTGCTGACGGCGGGAGAGCCGGAGGATGAGCCAGGCGAGCCTCGCATCCAGCTCGCGAGCTGCCTCCGCCCCATGGTGGATCAGCTGGCGCCGGAATACCGGGACGCCCTGAGGCTTGTCGAGCTAGACGGGCTCACCCAACAGGTCGCCGCCACCAAGCTGGGCCTCTCCCTCTCCGGCATGAAGTCACGGGTACAACGGGGCCGTCGACAGTTGAAGGCCATGCTGCACACCTGTTGTCTGATTCAACTTGATGCGCGGCACGGGGTCGCCGACGTAGCCCTCCGCGATCCTACGACGAACCCCTGCGCCTCACCGGCCAGAATAATGCCGCCCCGCAGACTGGAATGA
- a CDS encoding ArsI/CadI family heavy metal resistance metalloenzyme encodes MRPHLSLDVRHVPASVEFYRKVFGVSPQKQSDDYAKFDLTTPALNLSLVSSTGRISSVDHLGIEVDSLEEIAQWKSRLQTAGVLERVEDNTACCFARQDKLWFTDPDGNAWEIFLVHEQLAVDGPLSQTGCCVPAHPGATRAATCAAS; translated from the coding sequence ATGAGACCGCATCTTTCTCTCGATGTTCGTCACGTCCCGGCATCGGTCGAATTCTATCGGAAGGTGTTCGGCGTGTCGCCGCAGAAACAGTCAGACGACTATGCGAAATTCGACCTGACAACCCCGGCGCTGAATTTGTCGCTGGTCTCGTCAACGGGCAGAATCAGTTCGGTCGACCATCTCGGCATCGAGGTGGATTCGCTCGAAGAGATCGCCCAGTGGAAATCGCGGTTGCAAACCGCCGGTGTGCTGGAGCGAGTCGAAGACAACACCGCCTGCTGCTTTGCCAGACAGGACAAACTCTGGTTCACGGATCCCGACGGGAATGCCTGGGAAATCTTCCTCGTGCACGAGCAATTAGCCGTCGACGGGCCGCTCAGCCAGACAGGCTGCTGCGTCCCGGCCCATCCCGGCGCGACCCGAGCGGCAACTTGCGCAGCGTCTTGA
- a CDS encoding NAD(P)-dependent alcohol dehydrogenase, producing MLQTKGYAAMTAKAALTPFSFERREVGPHDILITITHCGICHSDIHQARDEWGGSLFPMVPGHEIVGTVARVGKEVKTFKTGDRAGVGCFVDSCRSCAACREGQEQYCEAGMLFTYSARDQAGHITQGGYSTQIVVDAQYALRIPDALSPAGAAPLLCAGITTYSPLRHWGVGKYHKLAVVGLGGLGHMAVKIARALGTEVTVLSTSEKKRQDALRLGANHFEITSQPETFTKLQRHFDFIIDTVSAPHDYNALVDLLKTDGTLILVGAPEKPAPLEPFPLILHRRSIAGSVIGGIRETQEMLDFCAEHHIESDVEVIPVQQVNDAYERVLKGDVRFRFVIDLASLR from the coding sequence ATGCTACAGACCAAAGGCTACGCTGCGATGACCGCCAAAGCGGCGCTGACTCCCTTCTCATTCGAACGGCGCGAGGTTGGCCCTCACGACATTTTGATCACCATCACCCATTGCGGCATCTGCCACTCCGACATCCACCAAGCCCGGGACGAATGGGGCGGCTCGCTCTTCCCCATGGTGCCGGGGCATGAAATCGTCGGAACCGTGGCGCGCGTTGGGAAAGAGGTCAAGACGTTCAAGACAGGCGACCGGGCCGGCGTGGGCTGTTTTGTCGATTCCTGCCGAAGCTGTGCCGCCTGTCGGGAAGGGCAGGAGCAATATTGCGAAGCCGGCATGCTGTTCACCTACAGTGCGCGCGATCAGGCCGGCCACATCACCCAGGGCGGCTACTCCACTCAGATCGTGGTCGATGCGCAGTATGCGTTGCGGATTCCCGACGCGCTCTCACCGGCCGGCGCCGCGCCGCTCCTGTGCGCAGGCATCACGACCTATTCACCGCTCCGTCACTGGGGCGTCGGCAAGTATCACAAGCTCGCGGTGGTGGGATTGGGCGGACTGGGCCACATGGCGGTGAAGATCGCGCGGGCACTCGGCACCGAAGTCACCGTCTTGAGCACCTCGGAGAAGAAGCGGCAGGATGCCTTGCGACTGGGGGCTAATCACTTTGAGATCACCTCGCAGCCCGAAACTTTTACGAAGCTACAGCGGCACTTCGATTTCATTATCGATACCGTCTCGGCCCCGCATGACTACAATGCTTTAGTGGATTTGCTGAAAACTGACGGAACGTTGATCCTTGTCGGTGCACCGGAGAAGCCGGCGCCGCTCGAGCCCTTCCCTTTGATTTTGCATCGGAGGAGCATCGCCGGCTCCGTGATCGGCGGCATCCGGGAAACCCAGGAAATGCTCGACTTCTGCGCGGAACACCACATCGAGTCCGACGTCGAAGTGATTCCGGTCCAGCAGGTCAACGACGCCTACGAACGGGTCCTCAAGGGAGACGTGCGATTTCGCTTCGTGATCGATCTGGCTTCGCTGCGCTAG
- the gltX gene encoding glutamate--tRNA ligase, with the protein MTQVRVRFAPSPTGFLHIGGVRTALFNWLYARQQNGIFVLRIEDTDQDRSTDESIQAIVEGLKWVGLDWDEGPFRQTKRMELYRSHALALLDKGQAYWCVCKAEELEARRKEAEAKGLSPRYDGRCRTLGLTNPPGDAALRFKAPQEGQIVVDDLIKGKITFDNSAADDLIILRSNGYPTYNFSVVVDDALMHITHVIRGDDHLTNTPRQIPIFQALGFPVPQFGHLPMILGSDKSRLSKRHGATSIMAYKDMGYLPEAMVNYLVRLGWSHGDQELFTRQELIEKFSWKNVQSSPAVFNPEKLLWINAEYIKTSPPSQVAQALVPLLEQAGLQEQVKAMSPEWLAQLVVLVKERAKTLVEMVDWVRPYFGESVLLEEEAAKKFLTPAIAPVLGKLIARFEAFPAFSKQVWEESFKKFAEEEGLKMGQIAQPVRVALTGRTASPGLFEVMEVLGRDRTLLRLRRGLERATAS; encoded by the coding sequence ATGACCCAAGTACGTGTCCGCTTCGCACCCAGTCCGACCGGGTTCCTTCATATCGGGGGAGTCCGGACTGCGCTATTCAATTGGCTCTATGCGCGCCAACAAAACGGGATCTTTGTCCTGCGGATTGAAGACACGGACCAGGATCGTTCGACTGACGAGTCTATTCAGGCTATCGTCGAAGGCCTGAAATGGGTGGGGCTGGATTGGGACGAAGGACCGTTTCGTCAAACGAAGCGCATGGAGCTGTATCGCAGCCATGCCCTGGCGCTGCTGGACAAAGGCCAGGCCTACTGGTGTGTGTGCAAGGCTGAGGAACTGGAAGCCCGCCGCAAAGAAGCCGAGGCGAAAGGGCTGTCGCCTCGATACGACGGGCGCTGCCGGACTCTCGGGCTCACAAATCCCCCGGGCGATGCCGCGCTGCGATTCAAGGCGCCCCAAGAAGGCCAGATCGTGGTGGACGATTTGATCAAAGGAAAGATCACGTTTGACAATAGTGCGGCAGATGATCTGATCATCCTCCGCTCGAACGGCTATCCGACCTACAATTTCTCCGTCGTGGTCGACGATGCACTCATGCACATCACCCACGTCATCCGCGGGGACGATCATTTGACCAACACGCCGCGCCAAATCCCAATCTTTCAGGCCTTGGGGTTTCCCGTCCCGCAGTTCGGCCACTTGCCGATGATTCTGGGGTCGGACAAGTCCCGGCTTTCCAAGCGACACGGGGCCACATCGATCATGGCCTACAAAGACATGGGCTACCTGCCCGAGGCGATGGTGAACTACCTCGTCCGGCTGGGCTGGTCGCATGGGGACCAGGAGTTGTTTACCCGGCAGGAACTTATTGAAAAGTTTTCCTGGAAGAATGTCCAATCCTCTCCGGCCGTGTTCAATCCCGAGAAACTGCTCTGGATCAACGCCGAATACATCAAGACCAGCCCGCCGAGCCAGGTGGCGCAGGCACTCGTTCCGCTGTTAGAGCAGGCCGGTCTGCAGGAACAGGTCAAGGCGATGTCACCCGAATGGTTGGCTCAGCTGGTGGTCCTGGTGAAGGAACGGGCGAAGACCCTGGTCGAGATGGTGGACTGGGTGCGGCCTTACTTCGGCGAGTCGGTCCTCCTCGAAGAGGAAGCCGCCAAGAAATTTCTCACGCCGGCCATCGCGCCGGTGCTCGGTAAGCTGATCGCACGGTTCGAGGCCTTTCCCGCGTTTTCGAAGCAGGTATGGGAAGAGTCGTTCAAGAAGTTCGCGGAAGAAGAAGGCCTCAAAATGGGCCAGATCGCTCAGCCAGTGCGTGTCGCCTTGACCGGCAGGACCGCCAGCCCCGGGTTGTTTGAGGTCATGGAGGTCCTGGGGCGAGACCGGACGCTCCTCCGCCTCCGGCGAGGACTTGAACGGGCCACAGCTTCATAA